The following is a genomic window from Candidatus Moraniibacteriota bacterium.
CTATCGTTGCCGGAGAGCTTCTCAAAAAGATGAATGTTTCGACGAGCGCGTTTATATTTGAGACCGGTGAGCCGGTTCCGCTGGTGGAGAGAGTTGTTGAAGAAATGGCACTGCCAACAGTGAAGGTGCGGCACGTGCTCGACCGGAAAGTCTTTGACGGATATGAGGGGTCATACAACGGACATGTGCCATTTTCGGCGATGGTTGCATGGACGGGGTATTTAGCGGCGGCCCTCTGTGGCTACCGGTATGTTGTTGTGGGAAATGAGCGAAGCAGCAATGTCGGCAATGTTGACTATTTCGGAGAGACGGTGAATCACCAGTGGAGCAAGTCGGTTGAATTCGAGACAATGTTTCAGGAATACGCGCGAGAATTTCTATCGCCGGATATCGTGTACTTCTCGTTGCTTCGTCCGTTCTATGAAATTCGGGTTGCTGAAATGTTTTCTCAATATGATCGATATTTCTCGCTGTTCTCAAGCTGTAATCGGAGCTTCAGAGTGCGAAAGCATCGTCCGGAGACACTCTGGTGTGGCGAGTGTGCAAAATGCGCATTTGTTTTTCTCTTGCTTTCGGCGTTTGTTAAAAAGGAAGCGCTCGTGGGCATCTTCGGGAAGAATATGCTTGATGATGAGGCTCTTCTTTCTCTCTTTGGCGATGTGCTTGGCTTCGGCTCGATGAAGCCGTTTGACTGCGTGGGTACGTTCGAAGAAGCTCGGGCGGCGCTCTTTCTTTCACGGGAGCGATTCGGAACGAGTCGCGTTTCGGAAACATTTCTTTCGAGTGTCGACCATCCGGAGCAGTTGGTTCGAGAGAGTATGCGGTTCTTTCGAGCGGAGACGGTTCCGGCACGGTTTCTCTTTGCGGGCGCGAAGAATGCGCTCATTCTCGGATATGGTAACGAGGGAAAATCAACCGAGCGGTATTTGAAGCAGCATCTGCCGCATCTCCCGATCGGCATCGCGGACAAGAGTGCGGATGACTCCTATCTCGACCGTCAGAAGGAATATGATGTGGCGATAAAAACGCCCGGCATGCCGAAGCGGCTCGTGACGATCCCTTATACGACGGCGACGAATATATTTTTCTCTCAGACAAAAAATCTCACGATTGGCGTGACAGGAACAAAAGGGAAGAGTACGACCGCCTCTCTCATCAATGCCATCCTGCGCACTGCGGGACGGAAATCGCTGCTTCTTGGAAATATCGGACAACCGCTTCTTTCGGCATTCGACACCCCGCTTGATCCGGCCACAATTATTGTTGCGGAACTCTCCAGCTATCAGCTGGACGATGTCGAGTACTCTCCTCATATCGCCGTTCTGCTCAATCTCTTTTCCGACCACATGAATTATCACGGAAGCGTTGATGCGTATCATGAGGCGAAGCGTAACGTCGTGCGATTTCAAAATGATCGGGACTTCGCGGTATACAATGAAACGAATCCGAAGCTCTCCGAGTGGGTACGTGAAGGAAAAGGGAGACCAATCCCGATTCATAAGAGTGGAAGAGGATGTGAAACATACGAAACCAAACTTTTGGGGGCGCACAATGCGGAAAATATCCGCGCGGCGGTTTCAGTGGCTCGCCTTCTTGGTATTTCTGAGGAAGCTATTCGAGAGGGGATACGGATATTTAATCCGCTTCCGCATCGCTTGGAGCGCGTGGGAGAATTTCGCGGCATCACATTCTATGACGATGCGATCTCAACGACGCCGGAGTCGACCGAAGCGGCACTCGAAGCGATTCCGAACGTCTCGACAATTCTATTGGGCGGCGAAGATCGTGGGTATGATTTTCGCCAACTGGAGCAAACTATTCGCGCGTGCGGCGTAAGAAATATCGTCTTGTTTCCGGAGAGCGGGAAGCGGATACTTTCTTCGTTCGAAGGTCTCACTGTGCTCGAAACAGACAATATGGAAGCGGCAATCCGTTTTGCCTATAAGCAAACACCGCCCGGTTCGATTTGTCTTCTCTCAACGGCCTCGCCGAGCTATTCTCTCTGGAAAAACTTTGAACAAAAAGGCGATGAGTTCCAACGATTGGTGAAGAAATTTGGCGAGGATATTTCTTGAAGCGGCGCGAATTGATCTCGAATATTTCCAGTGGTACACTGTACGGACATAAAGAAAATCCTCTGAAGAAAATCGTATGGAAAGAGATGATATAAAACAGCGCGCTCTGCTTGCGCACAAGAAGTTGCGGGGGAAGATAGAAGTGGTTTCGAAAGCAAGAGTCAAAAAGCCGGCCGACCTCAGCGTGTACTATTCTCCCGGCGTTGGCGCGGTATCGTCTTATGTGGCGAAGTTTCCGGAAAAGGCACGGGAGTATACGATTCGGCGCAATACGGTTGCAGTGGTGTCGGATGGCTCGGCGGTTTTGGGACTGGGGAACTTGGGACCTGTTGGCGCGCTTCCGGTGATGGAGGGCAAGGCGATGCTTTTCAAATCGTTTGCAAATGTCGATGCATTTCCGATCGTGCTCTCGACGCAAGACGTAGATGAAATCGTTGAGACGGTTGCCCGTATAGCTCACACATTTGGCGGAATCAATCTTGAGGATATTGCTGCGCCGCGTTGTTTTGAAGTTGAGTCCAGACTCAAGCAATTGCTTGATATCCCTGTTTTTCACGATGATCAGCACGGGACGGCAATGGTAGTTTTGGCGGGGCTTCTCAATGCGCTTCGCGTAGCGAAGAAGAATCTTGAGTCTGTGCGTATTGTTATCGCAGGTGCGGGCGCTGCGGGGAACGCTATTGCTGAGCTTCTCCTTTTGGGCGGTGCGCAGGATATCATCCTCCTTGATAGCAAAGGGATTCTTTCAAAGAATCGCGATGATTTGAATGTTCCCAAACAGGTTCTTTTGGCGAAAACAAATCCCCGAAATATCGCAGGCGGTCTTGACGAGGCATTGCTCGACGCGGATGTTTTTATAGGTGTATCGAAAGGGGGGACGGTGACATGTGCGCAGGTCGCTTCTATGGCGGAGCGGAGCATTGTGTTCGCACTCGCAAATCCTGTGCCGGAAATCATGCCGGATGAAGCAAAGAAAGCCGGGGCATTGGTCGTGGCGACCGGCCGATCGGATTTCCCCAATCAGCTTAATAACGTATTGGGTTTCCCGGGGATATTCCGCGGCGCGCTCGACCATCGTGTCCGGGATATTACGAATGAGATGTTGGTGGTTGCGGCGAAGAAGTTGGCAAAGTTGGTTGTGTCGCCAAAACCGAACATGATTATTCCATCGCCTTTTGACAAGCGTGTCGTTCCGGCGGTTGCGAGTGCTATCCGGGAGAAAAAGCCGCTTCATTCCTAACCCTCTTCATTCTTTATTATTTTCTCTACCTCTATGTACGATCTCATTATTATCGGGGCGGGTCCGGCGGGACTCTCCGCATCCGTCTATGCATCCCGCTATGGTATAAAACACGTG
Proteins encoded in this region:
- a CDS encoding NADP-dependent malic enzyme; its protein translation is MERDDIKQRALLAHKKLRGKIEVVSKARVKKPADLSVYYSPGVGAVSSYVAKFPEKAREYTIRRNTVAVVSDGSAVLGLGNLGPVGALPVMEGKAMLFKSFANVDAFPIVLSTQDVDEIVETVARIAHTFGGINLEDIAAPRCFEVESRLKQLLDIPVFHDDQHGTAMVVLAGLLNALRVAKKNLESVRIVIAGAGAAGNAIAELLLLGGAQDIILLDSKGILSKNRDDLNVPKQVLLAKTNPRNIAGGLDEALLDADVFIGVSKGGTVTCAQVASMAERSIVFALANPVPEIMPDEAKKAGALVVATGRSDFPNQLNNVLGFPGIFRGALDHRVRDITNEMLVVAAKKLAKLVVSPKPNMIIPSPFDKRVVPAVASAIREKKPLHS
- the murD gene encoding UDP-N-acetylmuramoyl-L-alanine--D-glutamate ligase; translation: MADRTRATKFVFDSYAFSLEEKRASFTYRMEFENREPMIFIDELFFPELPETMRASESLIDAVLRGVHIALGVSYYKLSCPVDIEVSHALSEKQAVFWNTVYRKGLGEFFFRNNIDPRGRINFPFDRSLSPGSFAVDVEDRALLGIGGGKDSIVAGELLKKMNVSTSAFIFETGEPVPLVERVVEEMALPTVKVRHVLDRKVFDGYEGSYNGHVPFSAMVAWTGYLAAALCGYRYVVVGNERSSNVGNVDYFGETVNHQWSKSVEFETMFQEYAREFLSPDIVYFSLLRPFYEIRVAEMFSQYDRYFSLFSSCNRSFRVRKHRPETLWCGECAKCAFVFLLLSAFVKKEALVGIFGKNMLDDEALLSLFGDVLGFGSMKPFDCVGTFEEARAALFLSRERFGTSRVSETFLSSVDHPEQLVRESMRFFRAETVPARFLFAGAKNALILGYGNEGKSTERYLKQHLPHLPIGIADKSADDSYLDRQKEYDVAIKTPGMPKRLVTIPYTTATNIFFSQTKNLTIGVTGTKGKSTTASLINAILRTAGRKSLLLGNIGQPLLSAFDTPLDPATIIVAELSSYQLDDVEYSPHIAVLLNLFSDHMNYHGSVDAYHEAKRNVVRFQNDRDFAVYNETNPKLSEWVREGKGRPIPIHKSGRGCETYETKLLGAHNAENIRAAVSVARLLGISEEAIREGIRIFNPLPHRLERVGEFRGITFYDDAISTTPESTEAALEAIPNVSTILLGGEDRGYDFRQLEQTIRACGVRNIVLFPESGKRILSSFEGLTVLETDNMEAAIRFAYKQTPPGSICLLSTASPSYSLWKNFEQKGDEFQRLVKKFGEDIS